One window of the Pantoea cypripedii genome contains the following:
- a CDS encoding fimbrial outer membrane usher protein — MKIIRLKCSNVKFTFFALSISTYLPAKGFCDEYYFDSSLFKGSAFGQNLEKFNESSTPAGNYLVDIYLNNQLIKSGVKINFAASNAGNKSEPCIPDSIAKLMQIKTMPDGKNDDQCHPLSWWVKTGKWEFDQSSLRLQLMIPMADLQSPPRGYIPAAEWDDGMTALFIRHNTNYTWTENPGTGYSYQYLWSGITAGTNIANWQFRHQGNLRYLQTSSSGSSYRYNAVKTWVQRPLESINSLMSIGDNYTESSLFGSLSFNGIKLATDERMWPQGRRGYAPEVRGVASSNARVVIKQLNKVIYETTVPPGPFVINGLYNTRSQGDLEVEVIEANGKTSTFTVPYSSVPDSVRPGNWHYSIALGRVRQYYSVDNAFFEGILQKGISNRLTATAGSRLAKDYQAWLLGGVLATEAGALGINTTFSDAKAEQNKNVTGWRAEVSYSKTFQTGTNLVLAAYRYSTSGFRDLEDVLGVRRQNQSGVSYYSDTLHQRNRLSATLSQSFDGLGMVSLNASTADYYNNQSRITQLQMGYSNTWKKISYSFNVARQRTSYSYDRYNVSVNDSDDDSSKQKYTENTVSLNISIPLNWGNNLSSVAYNYNQSKETRSSTISLTGSAGQNRDFTYSVYAGADQDRVDGNSSSTTFGGSVQQNTRVGNFRANYGQGSNYRQAGLGASGTILIHSGGVTLGPYTSDTFALIHADGAQGAAVRNGQGAVVDSFGYAILPSLTPYRANTVSLDTLNMRSDAELSGGSQRVVPYAGAVAKINFATIRGKAVLINLTMRNDEVPPMGAEVRDADNTLIGVVGQGGQLYARVPHDSGTLKVNWSDSANSTCYVNYQITGHNDEGIIHLNSSCSKE; from the coding sequence GTGAAAATTATACGGTTGAAGTGCAGTAACGTTAAATTCACTTTTTTCGCTTTAAGTATTTCCACGTATTTGCCAGCCAAAGGTTTTTGTGATGAGTATTATTTTGATTCATCCCTCTTCAAAGGCTCGGCCTTTGGCCAGAATCTTGAGAAATTTAATGAGAGCAGCACACCTGCGGGAAACTATTTGGTCGATATTTACCTTAACAACCAACTGATCAAATCCGGCGTAAAGATCAACTTCGCGGCAAGTAATGCCGGGAACAAATCTGAACCTTGTATTCCTGATTCCATCGCTAAGTTAATGCAAATCAAAACAATGCCAGATGGCAAAAACGACGATCAATGCCATCCCCTTTCATGGTGGGTGAAAACCGGAAAGTGGGAATTTGACCAGTCCTCCCTGCGCTTGCAATTGATGATTCCAATGGCCGATCTCCAGAGCCCCCCCAGAGGATATATTCCAGCTGCTGAGTGGGATGATGGGATGACGGCCTTATTTATTCGCCATAACACCAACTATACCTGGACGGAAAATCCAGGTACCGGTTACAGCTATCAATATCTATGGAGTGGTATTACGGCTGGCACCAATATTGCCAACTGGCAATTTCGTCACCAGGGAAACTTACGCTATCTCCAGACCAGCAGCAGCGGCAGCAGTTATCGCTACAATGCGGTGAAAACCTGGGTCCAGCGTCCGCTGGAGAGCATCAATAGCCTGATGTCAATTGGCGACAACTATACCGAAAGCTCACTTTTCGGCAGCTTGTCCTTTAATGGTATCAAACTGGCGACTGATGAACGCATGTGGCCACAGGGGAGGCGTGGTTATGCGCCTGAAGTCCGGGGCGTCGCCTCCTCTAACGCACGCGTGGTGATCAAACAGTTAAACAAAGTGATCTACGAGACAACGGTTCCTCCTGGTCCATTTGTCATTAACGGTCTGTATAACACCCGCAGCCAGGGTGATTTGGAAGTAGAGGTGATTGAAGCTAATGGTAAAACCTCGACTTTTACCGTGCCCTACTCCTCTGTTCCGGATTCAGTACGCCCCGGAAACTGGCACTACTCAATCGCTCTGGGCCGGGTAAGACAGTATTACTCAGTTGATAATGCATTCTTTGAAGGGATTCTGCAGAAAGGTATCAGCAACCGCCTGACCGCAACCGCAGGTTCACGGCTGGCCAAAGACTACCAGGCATGGTTGTTGGGTGGCGTGCTGGCAACCGAAGCAGGTGCGCTGGGTATTAATACCACTTTCTCCGATGCCAAAGCCGAGCAAAATAAAAATGTCACCGGCTGGCGTGCCGAAGTCAGCTACAGCAAAACATTCCAGACCGGGACCAACCTGGTGCTGGCCGCTTACCGTTACTCCACCAGCGGGTTCAGAGACCTGGAAGATGTGCTGGGCGTGAGGCGCCAGAACCAGTCAGGCGTCAGCTACTACTCCGATACTTTGCATCAGCGCAATCGCTTATCCGCCACCCTCAGCCAGTCTTTTGATGGTCTGGGGATGGTTAGCCTGAATGCCAGCACAGCAGATTACTATAATAATCAGTCACGTATTACCCAGTTGCAGATGGGATACAGCAATACCTGGAAAAAGATCAGCTATAGCTTCAATGTCGCACGGCAACGCACATCCTATAGTTACGATCGCTATAACGTCAGCGTCAATGATTCCGATGATGACTCCAGCAAACAGAAATACACGGAAAATACCGTCTCTCTGAATATTTCTATTCCACTGAACTGGGGCAACAACCTGTCGTCAGTGGCATACAACTATAACCAATCGAAGGAAACCCGCTCCTCAACCATTTCATTAACCGGTTCCGCCGGACAAAACCGCGACTTTACCTATTCGGTCTACGCAGGTGCCGATCAGGACCGTGTAGACGGCAACAGCAGTTCCACCACCTTTGGTGGCAGCGTGCAGCAGAATACGCGCGTGGGTAACTTCCGTGCCAATTATGGTCAGGGAAGTAACTATCGGCAGGCAGGCCTGGGAGCATCAGGAACCATCCTGATTCATAGCGGCGGGGTCACCCTCGGCCCTTACACCAGCGATACATTTGCCTTAATACATGCTGATGGTGCTCAAGGTGCAGCAGTGCGCAACGGTCAGGGCGCGGTAGTCGATAGCTTCGGCTACGCCATTCTGCCCTCTCTGACACCTTATCGTGCCAATACGGTCAGTCTCGATACGCTGAATATGCGTTCCGATGCAGAACTGAGTGGTGGTAGCCAGCGCGTTGTGCCCTATGCCGGTGCAGTGGCGAAAATTAACTTCGCAACCATCAGAGGTAAAGCGGTGTTAATTAATCTGACTATGCGCAATGATGAGGTTCCCCCAATGGGCGCTGAAGTTCGTGATGCCGATAATACATTAATTGGTGTTGTTGGCCAGGGCGGACAGTTGTATGCACGCGTACCCCATGATTCCGGCACATTAAAAGTGAACTGGAGTGATTCGGCTAATAGCACCTGTTACGTCAATTATCAGATTACGGGACACAATGACGAAGGAATTATTCACCTCAATAGCTCATGCAGCAAGGAATAA
- the stbD gene encoding fimbrial usher protein StbD, whose product MFYFISFSIQASCTKITSSSSLSSAAIAAGYTATSWTGACDTCNGNIGLPAVISINSGSTFQASGTLLASAVGNFLTSASNTAYTANQILYRCDVADADSLYEMYATNGDDAYTGRYTTSEVDGAYYDQAKNVAVRMTNLSTGEYYSRYWKQRQLTANDWYSDGTYIYIPASAFSNVLYEMFKIDSTTYYANSDNYWLDSRSQPRGYIAFKGPGLDTNSLTVGMDSASYFYGWYGNWPGTWSSYSDVTYVRGALCEVRDYPSVVLLPTVSISTLSAGGSSQAPFSISIECESGAISSTNTSSSSSANVAMGFLVNQSNAVIQATNLGLATSGGGLTWLLDTHYGSSGVASGVGIKIYNSNGTAINLLPDLTSTGTGNTRGWYAYKDLTTLVSSDSTSIYSGDFTASLEAIDGQTITAGTVNAQLQVVISFQ is encoded by the coding sequence ATTTTTTACTTTATTAGCTTCTCAATACAGGCGAGCTGTACCAAAATCACCAGTTCCTCTTCCTTATCTTCTGCCGCGATTGCGGCAGGATATACGGCAACGTCCTGGACAGGAGCCTGTGATACCTGCAATGGCAACATAGGCTTACCCGCGGTGATAAGCATCAACAGTGGCAGCACATTCCAGGCTTCTGGCACATTGCTGGCAAGCGCTGTCGGTAATTTCCTGACCTCGGCCAGTAATACAGCGTACACAGCCAATCAGATTTTATATCGCTGTGATGTCGCCGACGCCGATAGTTTATATGAAATGTATGCAACCAATGGCGATGATGCTTATACCGGAAGATATACGACCTCTGAAGTCGATGGAGCCTATTACGATCAGGCTAAAAATGTTGCCGTGCGCATGACCAACCTTAGCACTGGCGAATATTACAGCCGTTACTGGAAACAACGACAATTAACAGCCAATGATTGGTACTCCGATGGTACTTATATTTATATCCCGGCAAGCGCCTTCAGCAACGTGTTATATGAAATGTTTAAGATTGACTCTACGACTTATTATGCTAACTCCGATAACTATTGGCTTGATTCCAGGAGTCAACCGAGGGGATATATTGCATTTAAAGGCCCGGGACTGGATACCAATAGTCTTACGGTCGGAATGGACAGCGCCAGCTATTTTTATGGCTGGTATGGCAACTGGCCAGGTACCTGGAGCAGCTACAGTGACGTGACCTATGTGCGTGGCGCACTTTGTGAAGTGAGGGATTATCCCTCCGTGGTCCTTTTGCCTACGGTCAGTATTAGTACGCTTTCGGCCGGTGGCAGCAGTCAGGCCCCCTTCTCAATCAGTATTGAATGTGAATCAGGGGCTATTTCCAGCACCAATACCTCTTCCTCAAGCTCAGCAAATGTCGCGATGGGTTTTTTAGTTAACCAATCGAACGCTGTCATCCAAGCGACCAATCTGGGATTGGCCACTTCTGGCGGCGGGCTCACCTGGTTGCTTGATACCCACTATGGCAGTAGCGGCGTGGCTTCCGGCGTGGGAATTAAAATTTATAACAGTAATGGCACCGCAATAAACCTGCTGCCAGACCTCACCAGCACGGGAACAGGAAATACCCGAGGATGGTATGCCTACAAAGATCTCACCACATTGGTTTCATCGGACTCCACCAGCATCTATAGCGGGGACTTCACCGCTTCACTGGAAGCCATCGATGGGCAAACTATTACAGCAGGAACAGTCAATGCGCAATTGCAAGTTGTCATCAGTTTTCAGTAA
- a CDS encoding fimbrial assembly chaperone has protein sequence MTMVTFNASAVVNVDKTRVIFNATANMQSINLVNSSESPTIVQVWTDDGDINASPDQSRTPVIALPPVMKMFPGELRSLRLMLTSRGAIPADRESLYWLNIYQIPSLKSDLNKVEKKVVLPLRIRLKVFIRPEGLNAPQIADPAKIQFLTKDRELVVKNPTPWYMSINVSVGSHEMLKNLLIEPKSQLIVPVKEALKPGEKVKYDVIDDNGNPVNYSAKMLPLV, from the coding sequence ATGACGATGGTCACTTTTAATGCCTCTGCGGTGGTCAATGTCGACAAAACCCGGGTTATTTTTAATGCCACGGCGAATATGCAGTCGATTAATTTAGTTAACAGCAGTGAAAGCCCGACAATTGTGCAGGTATGGACCGATGATGGCGACATCAATGCCTCACCAGATCAAAGCAGAACCCCGGTGATCGCCTTACCACCTGTTATGAAGATGTTTCCCGGTGAACTCCGTTCATTGCGCCTGATGTTAACATCAAGGGGGGCTATTCCTGCTGACAGAGAAAGCCTCTATTGGCTGAACATTTATCAGATACCTTCACTGAAAAGCGATCTGAATAAAGTTGAGAAGAAAGTGGTGTTGCCCTTGCGGATTCGGCTCAAGGTATTTATACGACCTGAGGGGCTGAATGCACCGCAAATTGCCGACCCAGCAAAAATCCAGTTTCTGACTAAAGACAGGGAGTTAGTTGTAAAGAACCCCACTCCCTGGTACATGAGCATTAATGTCAGCGTCGGCAGTCACGAGATGTTAAAAAATCTTCTTATTGAACCCAAATCTCAGCTGATAGTGCCAGTCAAGGAGGCTCTCAAACCGGGTGAGAAAGTTAAATATGACGTGATCGATGATAATGGTAATCCGGTGAATTACTCCGCAAAAATGTTGCCTCTTGTTTAA
- a CDS encoding carboxymuconolactone decarboxylase family protein, with product MAALEAISAGAGKNVTQSLMEIAPDLARFVVEFSYGDILSRTVINNRTKELAIVAMLTALGTAQPQLKVHISAALNVGVTPEEITEVIQQMAVYAGFPAALNGIFAAKDIFSRWNEAVTED from the coding sequence ATGGCGGCACTTGAGGCCATCAGTGCCGGAGCAGGTAAAAACGTGACGCAAAGCCTGATGGAGATAGCGCCTGACCTGGCCCGGTTTGTGGTTGAGTTTTCATACGGGGATATCTTGTCCCGGACGGTGATCAATAATCGCACGAAAGAGCTGGCCATTGTTGCCATGCTGACTGCGCTCGGCACGGCTCAGCCGCAGTTAAAAGTGCATATCAGCGCCGCGCTTAATGTTGGGGTAACACCGGAAGAGATTACAGAAGTCATACAACAGATGGCGGTTTATGCCGGATTCCCGGCTGCGCTTAACGGTATCTTTGCGGCGAAGGATATTTTCAGTCGCTGGAATGAAGCAGTAACTGAAGATTAA
- a CDS encoding LysR family transcriptional regulator, producing MNTSIDLRQFRYFLAVSEERNFGRAARRLHISQPPLSRQIRQLEEQLGVELFIRTGSGVTLTAAGEKFLPEVKRTLAQAEKAIAAARSAQDATQGKIVIGYTTVFDRSVFPDVFSRFQQRFPQWQLITKGNHSINLVRDIRNGIMDAAFIGLHTDTAELATEVVHRESMVVALPAHHALARKRKVSFSDLSHESMFWFERPLNPGFYDYCQSFFDKIAFRPTMLPEPPDHHILLGLIAEGKGFALIPSSLKNIKRQGVVFRELKPQPSTLSIGVSVAFLKSNTSPALQALLEMVRSE from the coding sequence ATGAATACTTCTATCGATCTTCGCCAGTTCCGCTACTTCCTTGCCGTCAGTGAGGAGCGTAACTTCGGGCGTGCCGCCCGGCGTCTGCATATTTCTCAGCCACCGCTCAGCAGACAAATCCGGCAATTAGAAGAACAGCTGGGCGTTGAATTATTTATTCGCACCGGGAGTGGTGTCACGCTGACAGCGGCAGGAGAAAAATTTCTTCCGGAAGTGAAACGCACGCTGGCACAGGCAGAAAAAGCGATTGCGGCGGCCAGATCGGCACAAGACGCGACTCAGGGAAAAATCGTTATTGGCTACACCACTGTTTTTGACAGAAGCGTATTTCCCGATGTTTTTTCCCGCTTTCAACAACGCTTTCCCCAATGGCAGCTCATTACCAAAGGCAATCACTCAATCAACCTGGTGCGGGATATCAGGAATGGCATCATGGATGCGGCGTTTATTGGTTTACATACTGATACCGCCGAGCTTGCTACAGAAGTCGTTCACCGGGAATCGATGGTGGTGGCCCTGCCTGCGCATCATGCCCTCGCGCGTAAACGCAAAGTGAGCTTCAGCGATCTCAGCCACGAATCCATGTTCTGGTTTGAGCGTCCGCTGAATCCCGGCTTTTATGATTATTGCCAGTCATTCTTCGATAAAATCGCTTTCCGGCCAACGATGCTGCCAGAACCGCCAGATCATCACATCCTGCTGGGATTGATTGCCGAGGGGAAAGGGTTCGCGCTGATCCCCTCATCATTGAAGAATATTAAACGACAGGGGGTGGTGTTTCGCGAACTGAAACCGCAACCCAGCACGCTGTCAATCGGTGTTAGCGTGGCGTTTCTCAAATCCAATACATCGCCCGCCTTACAGGCTTTGCTTGAGATGGTCAGGAGCGAGTGA
- the bdcA gene encoding SDR family oxidoreductase: MSYFQGKSVLVLGGSRGIGAAIVRRFCAEGANVIFTYAGSPDAARQLAESTGSQPFQTDSADRDAVIARVRDCGPLDVLVVNAGVIAFGDALEQDPDEVERLFRININAPYFASVEAARQMPEGGRIIIMGSVNGDRMPIPGMASYALSKSALQGMARGLARDFGPRGITINVVQPGPIDTDANPAEGPLKDLMHGFMAIKRHGRAEEVAGMVAWLAGPEAGFVTGAMHTIDGAFGA, encoded by the coding sequence ATGTCTTATTTTCAAGGTAAGTCTGTCCTGGTGCTCGGCGGCAGCCGGGGAATTGGTGCGGCGATTGTCCGGCGCTTTTGTGCCGAAGGCGCTAACGTTATTTTCACCTATGCCGGATCGCCCGACGCCGCCAGACAACTTGCTGAATCAACGGGTAGCCAGCCTTTCCAGACTGATAGCGCAGACCGCGATGCCGTGATTGCCCGTGTACGGGACTGTGGCCCGCTGGATGTGCTGGTCGTCAATGCAGGTGTCATCGCCTTCGGCGATGCGTTAGAACAGGATCCTGACGAGGTTGAGCGGCTGTTTCGTATCAATATCAATGCGCCATATTTCGCCTCTGTCGAGGCGGCACGTCAGATGCCGGAAGGTGGGCGCATTATCATCATGGGTTCCGTCAATGGCGATCGCATGCCGATACCCGGCATGGCGTCTTACGCCCTGAGTAAATCTGCCTTGCAGGGCATGGCGCGAGGACTGGCGCGTGATTTCGGCCCGCGTGGTATCACGATAAATGTGGTGCAACCTGGCCCCATCGATACGGATGCGAATCCGGCGGAAGGGCCATTGAAAGACCTGATGCACGGGTTTATGGCGATCAAGCGTCATGGACGAGCTGAAGAAGTCGCAGGGATGGTCGCATGGCTGGCTGGCCCGGAAGCAGGATTTGTCACCGGGGCAATGCATACCATCGATGGTGCATTTGGTGCCTGA
- a CDS encoding ParD-like family protein yields MGIVKISDLMHENLRVASTALSRSINAQAEHWMKIGMLAELYPQLSHQELTRLLMRVEIDGGSDLAKLLNTSLLTPQGTAQ; encoded by the coding sequence ATGGGTATCGTAAAAATCTCCGATCTGATGCACGAGAATCTGCGCGTAGCGAGCACGGCGTTAAGCCGCTCGATCAACGCTCAGGCGGAGCATTGGATGAAAATTGGCATGCTGGCCGAACTCTATCCGCAATTAAGCCATCAGGAACTGACACGTCTGCTGATGCGGGTAGAAATCGATGGCGGCTCCGATCTGGCTAAGCTGCTTAACACCTCTTTACTGACACCGCAGGGAACCGCGCAATGA
- the map gene encoding type I methionyl aminopeptidase, with protein MNDIKLHSPHEIELARAAGHDAAKVLAMITPYVKPGVTTDELDRICHDFIVNELKVIPANIGYHGYTRTTCTSVNHVVCHGIPGEKKLKDGDIVNIDVAIIKDGWYGDTSRMYFVGTPSVRAKRLVEITYESMVAGIRVVKPGATLGDIGAAIQQVAEKAGFSVVREYCGHGVGEIYHGDPQILHYGTAGTGMPLEAGMIFTIEPMINAGKAGTSVLSDGWTVVTKDRSLSAQWEHTVAVTESGFDLLTPWPDGTGEYPAI; from the coding sequence ATGAACGACATCAAATTGCATTCACCCCATGAAATTGAACTGGCACGCGCTGCCGGTCATGACGCCGCCAAAGTGCTGGCAATGATCACCCCTTATGTGAAACCCGGCGTCACCACCGACGAACTGGACCGCATCTGTCACGATTTTATCGTTAACGAATTAAAGGTGATTCCGGCCAATATCGGCTACCACGGTTATACCCGCACCACCTGCACTTCCGTCAATCATGTGGTGTGCCACGGTATTCCGGGGGAGAAGAAGCTGAAAGACGGCGATATCGTTAATATCGACGTGGCGATCATCAAAGATGGCTGGTACGGCGACACCAGCCGCATGTATTTCGTTGGCACGCCGTCAGTGCGCGCCAAACGTCTGGTGGAGATCACCTATGAATCGATGGTGGCAGGTATCCGCGTAGTGAAACCCGGTGCCACGTTGGGTGACATTGGCGCTGCCATTCAGCAGGTCGCTGAGAAAGCCGGTTTTTCGGTGGTGCGTGAATATTGTGGTCACGGCGTCGGTGAAATTTATCATGGTGACCCACAAATTCTGCATTACGGTACAGCGGGAACGGGCATGCCGCTGGAAGCGGGTATGATTTTCACTATCGAACCAATGATCAACGCCGGTAAAGCGGGTACCAGCGTGCTTTCCGATGGCTGGACAGTGGTGACAAAAGATCGTTCGTTGTCAGCCCAATGGGAACATACCGTGGCGGTGACGGAAAGCGGGTTTGACCTGCTGACGCCGTGGCCGGACGGCACCGGTGAATACCCGGCCATCTGA
- the msrA gene encoding peptide-methionine (S)-S-oxide reductase MsrA, which translates to MKSESAIFAGGCFWCTEAIFQSIDGVIAVESGYIGGHVASPTYDQVYSDTTGHAEAVRIVFDADIVSYDDLLDIHFATHDPSQPNIKEGVERSRYRSALFPTSDAQRIAAKQGIARTEAEIGKPLVTTLEPLSEWYPAEDYHQNFWEKEGQENAFCMMNIPAKLQKLRNKFPKQAKENPL; encoded by the coding sequence GTGAAAAGTGAAAGCGCGATTTTTGCCGGTGGCTGTTTCTGGTGTACCGAGGCAATTTTTCAGTCCATCGATGGCGTCATCGCAGTAGAAAGCGGTTATATCGGCGGGCATGTTGCCTCCCCGACTTATGACCAGGTGTATAGCGACACCACCGGCCATGCCGAAGCGGTCAGAATCGTGTTTGATGCTGATATCGTCAGCTACGACGATCTGCTGGATATCCACTTCGCGACCCACGATCCGAGCCAGCCGAATATCAAAGAGGGCGTTGAACGTTCCCGCTACCGTTCTGCACTGTTCCCCACCTCAGATGCACAGCGTATCGCCGCCAAACAGGGTATCGCCCGCACTGAGGCGGAAATCGGTAAACCGCTGGTGACCACACTCGAACCACTGAGCGAATGGTATCCGGCCGAAGATTACCATCAGAACTTCTGGGAAAAAGAGGGCCAGGAAAATGCCTTCTGCATGATGAATATCCCCGCCAAACTGCAAAAGCTGCGTAACAAGTTCCCGAAACAGGCAAAAGAAAACCCGCTCTGA
- a CDS encoding contact-dependent growth inhibition system immunity protein, with amino-acid sequence MDRINISALDDLIGIYFGQDYDLFDDSEEIEPKIDAFLAASHKGMRHAVIDDIDLFLKECDDVDKDFRAHYKRTFSPELWGTTPAAFLKLVRDKISQSIN; translated from the coding sequence ATGGACCGAATCAATATCAGCGCTCTTGATGATCTCATTGGTATTTATTTCGGGCAGGACTATGACCTGTTTGACGACAGTGAAGAAATAGAACCCAAAATCGATGCATTCCTGGCGGCATCCCATAAAGGGATGCGTCATGCCGTGATTGATGACATCGATCTGTTCCTGAAAGAATGTGATGATGTGGATAAAGATTTCAGAGCACATTACAAACGCACATTCTCTCCCGAACTCTGGGGCACTACGCCCGCCGCCTTTCTAAAACTGGTCAGAGACAAAATCAGCCAATCCATCAATTAA
- a CDS encoding LysR family transcriptional regulator, whose amino-acid sequence MSPFSRFAVYFAEVARSGSLRKAAEKLHVSASAINRQILQAEESFGTPLFERLPDGLRMTTAGELLYDDVMRWQREFRVTRQRFDDIQGLKRGNVSAGLVQSLTKGKVADALADIAQQHQWLRLELTVDNSHAISQLIRQAEIDFGLILDPAGQSGLEVLAFAELEMGVVLPPEHALSGRTSLSLSELSGERHIIPGESLVVHERVAALYRKQGLEPDNIIACNDIRLIRSLIAQGTGICVLSLLDVMSEVEEKQLNFVPLKNSVLRPLTLALCTAPSRQLSRAAQRVIQRITEVIDEMTPPGD is encoded by the coding sequence ATGAGTCCATTTTCCCGATTTGCGGTTTATTTTGCCGAGGTGGCGCGCAGCGGCAGTCTGCGCAAAGCGGCGGAAAAGTTGCATGTATCCGCCTCAGCGATTAACCGGCAAATTTTGCAGGCTGAGGAAAGTTTTGGCACGCCGCTGTTTGAGCGCCTGCCGGATGGCCTGCGCATGACGACCGCCGGTGAATTGTTGTATGACGATGTGATGCGCTGGCAGCGCGAGTTCCGCGTCACCCGCCAGCGTTTTGATGATATTCAGGGGCTAAAACGCGGCAACGTCAGCGCCGGGTTGGTGCAGTCGCTGACCAAAGGTAAAGTGGCTGATGCGCTGGCGGACATTGCCCAGCAACATCAGTGGCTGCGGCTGGAACTGACGGTGGATAACAGCCATGCCATCAGCCAGTTAATCCGCCAGGCGGAAATTGATTTTGGCCTGATTCTCGACCCCGCCGGACAAAGTGGCCTCGAAGTGCTGGCATTTGCTGAACTGGAAATGGGAGTGGTGCTGCCACCAGAACATGCGCTGAGTGGCCGGACATCGTTATCGCTCAGTGAGCTGAGTGGTGAACGCCATATTATCCCCGGCGAATCGCTGGTGGTGCATGAACGCGTCGCCGCGTTGTATCGCAAGCAGGGGCTGGAACCGGATAATATCATCGCCTGTAATGATATCCGGCTGATCCGCAGTCTGATTGCCCAGGGCACGGGCATCTGCGTGTTAAGCCTGCTGGATGTGATGAGTGAAGTGGAAGAAAAGCAGCTGAACTTTGTGCCGCTCAAAAACAGCGTATTGCGCCCACTGACGCTGGCGCTGTGTACTGCCCCTTCCCGTCAGCTGTCGCGTGCGGCACAACGGGTGATTCAGCGGATCACCGAAGTGATTGATGAGATGACGCCGCCCGGTGACTGA
- the hpxD gene encoding molybdenum cofactor-independent xanthine hydroxylase subunit HpxD translates to MNTITPPAHCTFEPDDWLRLASQWHPVARSCDIAGAPTKAVLLDEQLVVYRIKGQVVVARDVCPHRGVPLTLGFHDEEGVVCPYHGLRFGEGGRCNRIPSSPGQPIPAKLNLINYQVEERYGLIWVCMAPDADNPAPLPVMPHWDDAGFQQINCPGFDVNGFAGRQVEGFLDVAHFAWVHTETFADPENQTVPPYHPIETAYGFAVDYWSSVSNFAADSGQQAPEGFEWLRHFEMHLPFTATLTIHFPGEARLVIMNAASPVSARKTRMFAPIARNFDLHIPVEDVHAFNQRVFEEDRLMVETQMPERLPLDLTLEAHIPADRSSIAYRRGLKRMGFGEFFLV, encoded by the coding sequence ATGAACACCATCACCCCACCCGCCCACTGCACTTTTGAACCTGATGACTGGTTGCGTCTCGCCAGTCAATGGCACCCGGTGGCACGTTCCTGTGACATCGCCGGTGCCCCCACCAAAGCGGTGCTGCTGGATGAGCAGCTGGTGGTGTATCGCATCAAAGGTCAGGTGGTGGTGGCGCGCGATGTGTGTCCGCATCGTGGTGTGCCGCTGACGCTCGGCTTTCATGATGAGGAAGGGGTGGTTTGTCCTTATCACGGCCTGCGCTTCGGTGAAGGCGGACGGTGTAACCGCATCCCGTCCAGCCCCGGACAGCCAATCCCCGCCAAACTCAATCTGATTAACTATCAGGTGGAAGAACGTTACGGGCTGATCTGGGTGTGCATGGCCCCGGACGCTGACAACCCTGCTCCGCTGCCGGTGATGCCGCACTGGGACGATGCCGGATTCCAGCAGATTAACTGCCCAGGCTTCGATGTTAACGGCTTCGCCGGTCGTCAGGTGGAAGGTTTTCTCGACGTGGCGCATTTCGCCTGGGTGCATACCGAAACCTTTGCTGACCCGGAGAACCAGACCGTTCCGCCTTATCACCCCATCGAAACCGCCTATGGTTTCGCGGTGGATTACTGGAGTTCCGTCAGTAACTTCGCCGCCGACAGCGGCCAGCAGGCACCGGAAGGCTTCGAGTGGCTGCGTCATTTTGAGATGCACCTGCCGTTCACCGCCACACTGACAATCCATTTTCCCGGCGAGGCGCGACTGGTGATCATGAATGCCGCCTCACCGGTTTCAGCACGCAAAACCCGCATGTTCGCCCCGATTGCCCGCAATTTTGATCTGCACATTCCTGTGGAAGATGTCCACGCCTTTAACCAGCGCGTTTTCGAGGAGGACCGGCTGATGGTGGAAACCCAAATGCCAGAACGCCTGCCGCTTGACCTGACGCTGGAGGCACATATCCCGGCCGATCGCAGCTCGATCGCCTATCGTCGCGGCCTGAAACGGATGGGCTTCGGTGAGTTTTTCCTGGTCTAA